From one Rhizobium rosettiformans genomic stretch:
- a CDS encoding AMP nucleosidase: MNTRILSPAPQNSISPEPFAPQAFTDATAAVDALTALYERNTNFLIEAFSSLAKGGPIEGRYRAFYPQVSIETTSFGHVDSRLSYGHVTSPGIYTTTITRPQLFRHYLKEQLALLMRNHQVPITVSESATPIPLHFAFAEGAHVEASAGGLVDMQLRDIFDTPDLTVTDDEIANGEYEPLPGEPHPLAPFTAQRIDYSLARLSHYTATGANHFQNFVLFTNYQFYVDEFCAYARKLMADGNSDYTAFVEPGNIVTPSGHAEPTEGVALGRLPQMPAYHLKKKGHGGITVVNIGVGPSNAKTITDHIAVLRPHAWLMLGHCAGLRNSQRLGDYVLAHAYMREDHVLDDDLPVWVPIPALSEVQLALEDAVEEITGYEGFELKRIMRTGTVATIDNRNWELRDQRGPVKRLSQARAIALDMESATIAANGFRFRVPYGTLLCVSDKPLHGELKLPGMATAFYKTQVSQHLQIGIRALEKLGAMPTEALHSRKLRSFFETAFQ, translated from the coding sequence ATGAACACACGAATCCTGTCCCCAGCACCCCAGAACTCCATCAGCCCCGAGCCCTTTGCGCCTCAGGCCTTCACAGATGCGACGGCCGCGGTCGACGCGCTGACGGCGCTTTACGAGCGCAATACGAATTTCCTGATCGAGGCCTTTTCGTCTCTGGCCAAGGGCGGTCCGATCGAGGGTCGATACCGCGCCTTCTATCCGCAGGTCAGCATAGAGACGACGAGCTTCGGCCATGTCGACAGCCGTCTCTCCTACGGCCACGTGACCTCGCCCGGCATCTACACCACGACGATCACCCGGCCGCAGCTCTTCCGGCATTATCTGAAAGAGCAGCTGGCGCTTCTGATGCGCAATCATCAAGTGCCGATCACGGTGTCTGAATCGGCAACCCCCATTCCGCTGCATTTTGCCTTTGCGGAAGGCGCGCATGTCGAGGCGTCTGCCGGCGGCCTCGTCGACATGCAGCTGCGCGACATCTTCGATACGCCTGATCTCACTGTCACCGATGATGAGATCGCCAATGGCGAATACGAGCCTCTGCCCGGCGAACCGCATCCGCTGGCGCCGTTCACGGCACAGCGCATCGATTATTCGCTGGCGCGGCTGTCGCATTACACGGCAACCGGCGCCAATCACTTCCAGAACTTCGTGCTTTTCACGAACTACCAGTTCTATGTGGACGAGTTCTGCGCTTATGCCCGCAAGCTGATGGCGGACGGAAACAGCGACTACACGGCCTTCGTCGAGCCCGGCAACATCGTGACGCCATCCGGTCATGCTGAGCCCACGGAGGGCGTTGCCCTCGGACGCTTGCCGCAGATGCCGGCCTATCATCTGAAGAAAAAGGGGCATGGCGGCATCACCGTGGTCAATATCGGCGTCGGCCCTTCCAATGCCAAGACGATCACCGACCATATCGCCGTGCTCAGACCGCATGCCTGGCTGATGCTCGGCCATTGCGCCGGGCTTCGCAACAGCCAGCGCCTCGGCGATTATGTCCTGGCGCATGCCTATATGCGCGAAGACCACGTGCTCGACGACGATCTGCCCGTCTGGGTGCCGATCCCAGCGCTGTCGGAAGTGCAGCTGGCGCTGGAAGACGCGGTCGAGGAAATTACCGGCTATGAGGGCTTCGAGCTCAAGCGCATCATGCGCACCGGCACCGTCGCCACGATCGACAACCGCAACTGGGAACTGCGCGACCAGCGCGGACCGGTCAAGCGGCTTTCCCAGGCGCGCGCCATCGCACTCGACATGGAATCGGCCACCATCGCCGCTAACGGCTTCCGCTTCCGTGTGCCCTACGGGACGCTGCTTTGCGTCTCCGACAAGCCGCTGCATGGCGAGCTGAAGCTACCCGGCATGGCGACCGCCTTCTATAAGACGCAGGTCAGCCAGCACCTGCAGATCGGCATCCGGGCACTGGAAAAGCTCGGCGCCATGCCGACCGAAGCCCTGCATTCCCGCAAGCTCAGAAGCTTCTTCGAGACGGCGTTTCAATAA
- a CDS encoding DUF2147 domain-containing protein translates to MRSIIIAAALALSAFTAQAAEPIEGNWKTASGATAQIAPCGGAYCVTLKSGKHNGKQIGKMSGSGDSYKGEITDPETDKTYAGSGSVSGNSLKMRGCVMAVLCKTQTWSRL, encoded by the coding sequence ATGCGTTCCATCATCATTGCGGCAGCCCTTGCGCTTTCGGCCTTCACCGCCCAGGCCGCCGAGCCAATCGAAGGCAACTGGAAAACGGCATCCGGCGCCACGGCCCAGATCGCACCCTGCGGCGGCGCTTACTGCGTGACGCTGAAGAGCGGCAAGCACAACGGCAAGCAGATCGGCAAGATGTCCGGCAGCGGCGACAGCTACAAGGGCGAGATCACCGATCCGGAAACCGACAAGACCTATGCGGGCTCCGGCTCCGTCTCCGGCAATTCGCTGAAGATGCGGGGCTGTGTCATGGCCGTGCTCTGCAAGACGCAGACCTGGTCGCGTCTCTGA
- a CDS encoding SEL1-like repeat protein, which produces MARFEMHNSENATMGGETRADVFRDMGLMYATGRGCPVDLVSAHKWLNIAAIKGCDRAAELRADLAQTMSKIQLAEALRAAREWMTMH; this is translated from the coding sequence ATGGCACGCTTTGAAATGCACAATTCCGAAAATGCCACGATGGGTGGCGAAACCCGGGCTGATGTCTTCCGCGACATGGGTCTGATGTATGCAACCGGCCGCGGTTGCCCTGTTGACCTGGTGTCGGCACACAAGTGGCTGAACATCGCCGCGATCAAGGGCTGCGACCGCGCTGCCGAGCTGCGCGCCGATCTCGCCCAGACCATGAGCAAGATCCAGCTCGCCGAGGCGCTTCGTGCAGCCCGCGAATGGATGACCATGCACTGA
- a CDS encoding pyridoxal phosphate-dependent aminotransferase, with the protein MTAFSRFTPLAASLPATVPFVGPEAIERQRGLAVRARIGANESGFGPAPSVLARIAEKSGEIWKYNDPENHALKAALAAHLGLKPENFVIGEGIDDLLGLIVRLVIEPGMPVITSLGAYPTFNFHVNGFGGRLVTAPYRDDREDLDALLTLVKQEDAPLVYFANPDNPMGSWWDKDSIVSFARALPSTTLLILDEAYSETAPEGSIPSADVLIDLPNVIRTRTFSKAYGLAGARVGYGIGTLGTVSAFDKIRNHFGMPRLSTEAALAALADQTYLADVVGRIKAARDRISTIAKANGLNPLPSATNFVAIDCGRDGVYARAIVDGLMEQGVFIRMPGVAPLNRCIRVSAGLPEDLDLFEEALPKVLKALV; encoded by the coding sequence ATGACCGCATTTTCACGCTTCACACCCCTCGCCGCCTCGCTCCCCGCAACCGTACCCTTTGTCGGTCCCGAAGCCATCGAACGGCAACGGGGACTTGCGGTTCGCGCCCGCATCGGCGCAAACGAAAGCGGCTTCGGCCCGGCACCTTCCGTACTTGCCAGGATCGCCGAGAAGTCAGGCGAGATCTGGAAATACAATGACCCGGAAAACCATGCCCTCAAGGCGGCGCTCGCCGCACATCTCGGACTGAAGCCGGAGAACTTCGTGATCGGCGAAGGCATCGATGACCTGCTCGGGCTGATCGTCCGGCTGGTGATCGAGCCCGGCATGCCTGTCATCACCTCGCTCGGTGCCTATCCGACCTTCAATTTTCATGTGAACGGGTTTGGCGGGCGCCTGGTCACGGCTCCCTACCGGGACGACCGGGAAGATCTCGATGCGTTGCTCACATTGGTGAAGCAAGAGGATGCGCCGCTCGTCTATTTCGCAAACCCCGACAATCCGATGGGCAGTTGGTGGGATAAAGACAGCATCGTCAGCTTCGCCCGCGCTCTGCCCTCGACCACCCTACTCATCCTTGATGAAGCCTATAGCGAGACCGCCCCCGAGGGTTCGATCCCGTCCGCCGATGTGCTGATCGATCTTCCGAACGTGATCCGAACCCGCACATTTTCAAAAGCTTACGGCCTGGCGGGTGCCCGCGTCGGCTATGGGATCGGCACGCTTGGCACCGTCTCTGCCTTCGACAAGATCCGCAATCATTTCGGGATGCCGAGGCTTTCGACCGAGGCGGCACTCGCGGCGCTCGCCGATCAGACCTATCTCGCGGACGTCGTGGGGCGGATCAAGGCGGCACGCGACCGGATCTCGACCATCGCGAAGGCCAATGGGCTTAACCCGCTGCCCTCTGCCACCAACTTCGTGGCGATCGATTGCGGGCGCGATGGGGTCTATGCCCGCGCGATCGTCGACGGGCTGATGGAGCAAGGCGTTTTCATCCGCATGCCCGGTGTTGCCCCGCTCAACCGCTGCATCCGGGTCTCGGCCGGCCTGCCCGAAGATCTCGACCTGTTCGAAGAAGCGCTGCCGAAGGTCTTGAAGGCTCTCGTCTGA
- a CDS encoding PilZ domain-containing protein, which translates to MAMENATHLAGVRSEMYERKWERFYVRRPAKVMSVRPGLTGITIRSCEVVDISQGGAAIELTTAIGLSSHYYLQIVGLADRIGCAEAYRNGNRVGVKFIAPISEHMLHRIVRADFMLGETVNAPVKPFQNGNGARLGR; encoded by the coding sequence ATGGCGATGGAAAATGCGACGCATCTGGCTGGGGTACGCTCCGAAATGTACGAGCGCAAATGGGAGCGCTTTTACGTCCGCCGGCCGGCCAAGGTGATGTCGGTTCGCCCCGGCCTCACCGGCATCACGATCCGCAGCTGCGAAGTGGTCGACATTTCGCAAGGCGGTGCAGCGATCGAACTCACGACCGCAATTGGCCTCTCCTCTCATTATTATCTGCAGATCGTCGGCCTTGCCGACAGGATTGGATGTGCTGAGGCCTATCGCAACGGCAACAGGGTCGGCGTGAAGTTCATCGCGCCGATCTCCGAGCACATGTTGCACCGGATCGTCCGCGCCGACTTCATGCTCGGTGAAACGGTCAACGCCCCGGTCAAGCCTTTCCAGAACGGCAATGGCGCACGGCTCGGGCGCTGA
- a CDS encoding NAD(P)/FAD-dependent oxidoreductase: protein MAERLVIIGAGQAGFALAAKLRALKDERPITLVGNEPVLPYQRPPLSKKYLLGDMDFDRLLFRPEAWYGENGVEIRLSTPVEAIDRDKRVVKLFDGSEISYETLAIATGATPRRLPAAIGGDLDGVYTMRDKADADRLADEMKPGHRLLIIGGGYIGLEAAAVARKLGLDVTLIEMADRILARVAARETADAIRAIHEAEGVKIHERTGLTRLIGDEGRVKAAELSDGRVIDVDLVIVGIGVIPNDRLAGDAGLEVQNGIVVDDFGRTSDPAIFAMGDCAVQDWDGEQVRLESVQNAVDQAEAIAAVIAGGSEPYRPKPWFWSDQYDVKLQIAGFNLGYDQTVLRPGSREGSLSIWYFRKGVFIAVDAINDAKAYVTGKKLLELGRPLDPVSIADPALDLKSLMA, encoded by the coding sequence GTGGCGGAGCGACTGGTGATTATCGGGGCGGGGCAGGCGGGTTTCGCTCTGGCCGCAAAGCTGAGGGCGCTGAAGGACGAACGCCCGATCACCCTTGTCGGCAACGAGCCGGTGCTTCCCTATCAGCGGCCTCCACTTTCCAAAAAGTATCTGCTCGGCGACATGGACTTCGATCGGCTGCTGTTCCGGCCTGAAGCCTGGTATGGCGAGAACGGGGTCGAGATCCGCCTGTCGACGCCGGTCGAAGCGATCGATCGTGACAAGCGCGTGGTCAAGCTGTTTGACGGCAGCGAGATCTCTTATGAGACCCTCGCCATTGCGACCGGGGCGACGCCGCGCCGTCTGCCGGCCGCCATCGGCGGTGATCTCGATGGCGTCTACACGATGCGTGACAAGGCCGATGCCGATCGTCTGGCCGACGAGATGAAACCGGGCCATCGGCTCCTGATCATCGGTGGCGGTTACATCGGTCTCGAGGCTGCTGCTGTCGCCCGCAAACTGGGGCTCGACGTCACACTGATCGAAATGGCAGACCGCATCCTTGCCCGCGTGGCCGCCCGCGAGACGGCGGATGCGATCCGCGCGATCCATGAAGCCGAGGGCGTGAAGATCCACGAAAGGACGGGCCTGACCCGTTTGATCGGCGATGAGGGCAGAGTGAAAGCCGCCGAGCTCTCGGACGGCCGCGTCATCGACGTCGACCTGGTCATCGTGGGGATCGGTGTGATCCCAAACGATCGTCTGGCGGGTGATGCTGGGCTCGAGGTTCAGAACGGCATCGTCGTCGACGATTTTGGCCGCACGAGTGATCCTGCCATCTTCGCCATGGGCGACTGCGCCGTTCAGGATTGGGACGGGGAGCAGGTCCGGCTCGAATCCGTGCAGAACGCGGTGGATCAGGCAGAAGCCATCGCCGCCGTGATCGCAGGCGGTTCCGAGCCATATCGCCCGAAGCCCTGGTTCTGGTCGGACCAGTATGATGTCAAACTGCAGATCGCGGGCTTCAATCTGGGCTATGATCAGACCGTACTGCGCCCCGGTAGCCGCGAGGGCAGCCTTTCGATCTGGTATTTCCGCAAGGGCGTCTTCATTGCCGTGGATGCGATCAACGATGCCAAGGCCTATGTGACCGGCAAGAAGCTCCTGGAACTCGGCCGGCCGCTCGATCCTGTCTCGATTGCCGATCCCGCGCTCGACCTGAAGAGCCTGATGGCGTGA
- a CDS encoding tyrosine-type recombinase/integrase, translated as MQVEMPTGKGFDVFVGVPDYSVNYQYRQGTILHEVRETNLRELFGKYGDLLWMNGSHKYNVTNFIGELHDLLDFPSFSAFSDEMLDQLIGKLRKRGNSNATINRKMAALSKLLRKANKMGDVHSLPEFKRQKEKAGRIRFLDTDEENLLFSEIRAHSELYYRFCLFLVDTGARLSEGLNLRWGDIHKDRVTFWVTKSGRSRSVPLTQRALAAIEASDRRYSGPFAEIDQQRFRIAWHNAKDAVGFADDKDVVPHVLRHTCASRLVQGGIDIRRVQMWLGHQTLTMTMRYAHLASHDLDMCVPILERAAAS; from the coding sequence ATGCAGGTGGAAATGCCAACCGGCAAGGGTTTTGACGTCTTCGTGGGCGTGCCCGATTATTCGGTCAACTATCAATACAGACAGGGAACGATCCTGCACGAGGTGCGCGAAACCAATCTGCGCGAACTGTTCGGCAAATATGGCGACCTGTTGTGGATGAATGGCAGCCACAAATATAACGTAACCAATTTTATCGGAGAGCTTCATGATCTCCTTGATTTTCCGAGTTTTTCAGCCTTTTCGGACGAAATGCTCGACCAATTGATCGGCAAGTTGCGCAAACGCGGTAATAGCAATGCCACCATCAACCGAAAGATGGCGGCCTTAAGCAAACTGCTGCGAAAGGCGAACAAAATGGGAGACGTTCACAGTCTGCCTGAATTCAAGCGCCAGAAGGAGAAAGCGGGCCGTATTCGCTTTCTCGACACAGATGAAGAAAACCTGCTGTTTTCCGAAATCCGGGCGCATTCCGAACTCTATTACCGGTTCTGCCTCTTCCTGGTCGATACCGGCGCCCGCCTGAGCGAGGGTCTCAACCTTCGCTGGGGCGACATACATAAGGACCGCGTTACCTTTTGGGTCACGAAATCGGGGCGTTCGCGCTCGGTTCCACTCACCCAGCGCGCGCTGGCTGCCATTGAAGCGTCGGATCGCCGGTATTCCGGTCCGTTTGCCGAGATCGATCAGCAGCGCTTCCGCATCGCCTGGCACAATGCCAAGGATGCGGTGGGGTTTGCCGACGACAAGGACGTGGTGCCGCACGTGCTGCGCCATACCTGTGCGTCCCGTCTGGTTCAGGGCGGGATCGATATCCGTCGTGTGCAGATGTGGCTCGGCCACCAGACGCTCACCATGACCATGCGCTATGCTCACCTGGCTTCGCATGATCTCGACATGTGCGTTCCCATCCTAGAACGGGCAGCAGCTTCGTGA
- a CDS encoding porin: MNIKSLLLGSAAALVAVSGAQAADAIIAAEPEPMEYVRVCDAFGTGYFYIPGTETCLKISGEVRATLGLSDGVDSGLDWGTDVRARLAFEAKNDSEIGTIGSYIRIQAEQGDGFAREAVLLDQAYITVGGLKVGRALTWADDWGLAGESDDFFGRARFNTISYTYTTDAFTVGLGVDDLSAGYVGGEEVGVEGVVSAAFGPASVVVNGVYDFGSEEGAIAGVISADLGPGTLGIAGAWASGQSAGYRFNSEWTIGAAYTVKATEKLSITPQVMYYGDINSGGLFASAGSRGDFVSADAWAADLLIEYQMAAGLKASANVIYADADGSDDTWGGFVRLTRSF; encoded by the coding sequence ATGAACATCAAGAGCCTTCTTCTCGGCTCCGCTGCAGCCCTCGTTGCAGTTTCCGGCGCTCAGGCTGCTGACGCAATCATCGCTGCTGAGCCCGAGCCCATGGAATACGTTCGCGTTTGCGACGCCTTCGGCACCGGCTACTTCTACATCCCCGGCACCGAAACCTGCCTCAAGATCTCGGGTGAAGTCCGCGCAACCCTCGGCCTGTCCGATGGCGTTGACTCCGGTCTGGACTGGGGTACGGACGTTCGCGCTCGTCTCGCTTTCGAAGCTAAGAACGACTCTGAAATCGGCACGATCGGCTCCTACATCCGCATCCAGGCCGAGCAGGGCGATGGCTTCGCTCGTGAAGCCGTCTTGCTTGATCAGGCGTACATCACCGTTGGCGGCCTCAAGGTCGGTCGCGCTCTGACCTGGGCTGATGACTGGGGTCTCGCTGGTGAATCGGATGATTTCTTCGGTCGCGCTCGCTTCAACACCATCTCTTACACCTACACGACGGACGCCTTCACGGTCGGCCTCGGCGTAGACGACCTTTCTGCTGGCTACGTTGGCGGTGAAGAAGTTGGTGTAGAAGGTGTGGTTTCGGCTGCATTCGGTCCGGCTTCGGTTGTCGTAAACGGCGTTTACGACTTCGGCTCTGAAGAAGGCGCAATCGCTGGCGTCATCTCTGCTGACCTCGGCCCGGGCACCTTGGGCATCGCCGGTGCATGGGCATCTGGCCAGTCTGCTGGTTACCGCTTCAACTCCGAGTGGACCATTGGCGCTGCTTACACCGTCAAGGCTACCGAGAAGCTCTCGATCACGCCGCAGGTCATGTACTACGGCGACATCAACTCGGGCGGTCTCTTCGCATCGGCTGGTTCGCGTGGTGACTTCGTCTCGGCTGATGCCTGGGCTGCCGACCTGCTCATCGAATACCAGATGGCAGCCGGCCTGAAGGCTTCCGCCAACGTCATCTACGCCGACGCTGACGGTAGCGACGACACCTGGGGTGGCTTCGTTCGCCTGACCCGTTCGTTCTAA
- a CDS encoding porin, which translates to MNIKSLLLGSAAALVAVSGAQAADAIVAAEPEPMEYVRVCDAFGTGFFYIPGTETCLKIGGEVRFAYDWNSNDTTLINRDDFQTRARVVFQTANDSEVGTIGSYIRLEGSSDNTGVILDQAYITVGGFKAGYFLTWADDIGISGENDTFIDAAKFDSVSYTYAADAFTIGLGVDELRQADGAFGVQGYASTTLGVATISLWGGYDTKADEGYISAKAAAAVGPGTFELYGAWASDPSAYVATVEWTVGAAYGFKATEKLTITPSVNFVEQFNGVDYTTGGVLASYAVASGLKVDATVDYNKSDSKDWTGFVRLIRSF; encoded by the coding sequence ATGAACATCAAGAGCCTTCTTCTCGGCTCCGCTGCAGCTCTCGTTGCAGTTTCCGGCGCTCAGGCTGCTGACGCAATCGTCGCTGCCGAGCCCGAGCCCATGGAATACGTTCGCGTTTGCGACGCTTTCGGCACCGGCTTCTTCTACATCCCCGGCACCGAAACCTGCCTCAAGATCGGCGGCGAAGTTCGTTTCGCTTACGACTGGAACAGCAACGACACGACCCTCATCAACCGTGACGACTTCCAGACCCGCGCTCGCGTCGTCTTCCAGACCGCAAATGACTCGGAAGTTGGCACCATCGGTTCCTACATCCGCCTCGAAGGTTCTTCGGACAACACCGGCGTCATCCTTGACCAGGCCTACATCACTGTTGGCGGCTTCAAGGCTGGTTACTTCCTGACCTGGGCTGACGACATCGGCATCTCCGGCGAAAACGACACGTTCATCGACGCTGCGAAGTTCGACTCGGTCAGCTACACCTACGCAGCTGACGCCTTCACCATTGGTCTCGGCGTTGACGAACTCCGTCAGGCTGACGGCGCATTCGGCGTGCAGGGTTACGCTTCCACCACGCTCGGCGTTGCAACCATCAGCCTCTGGGGCGGTTACGACACCAAGGCTGACGAAGGCTACATCTCTGCCAAGGCAGCTGCAGCTGTTGGCCCGGGCACCTTCGAACTCTACGGCGCATGGGCTTCTGATCCGTCGGCTTACGTAGCCACCGTTGAGTGGACCGTTGGCGCTGCTTACGGCTTCAAGGCAACCGAAAAGCTGACGATCACCCCGTCGGTCAACTTTGTTGAGCAGTTCAACGGCGTTGACTACACCACCGGTGGCGTTCTGGCTTCCTACGCTGTTGCTTCGGGCCTCAAGGTCGACGCAACCGTCGACTACAACAAGTCCGACTCGAAGGACTGGACCGGCTTCGTTCGCCTGATCCGTTCGTTCTAA
- a CDS encoding alpha/beta fold hydrolase, giving the protein MAESNDRFIKVPDGLNLHVRIYGADNGGTPIVCLPGLTRNVLDFEDLARVLAAPPYDRRMIAISSRGRGLSDRDPSPERYTIPIEAGDVISVLDQLGIDSAAFIGTSRGGLILHVLAMTHLNRIERLVLNDIGPVLETEGLRQIQGYLGNRPAPSSYAEAADILKATHGAEFPALKQDNWADMAKALYREIDGKLTADFDPDIAAQFRAADLSQPFPDLWAQFALFADKKVMVIRGEHSRLLSRATTDEMARRHSGCTIVEAKGQGHAPLLHLGGLAEAIGAFLGS; this is encoded by the coding sequence ATGGCCGAGAGCAACGACCGCTTCATCAAAGTTCCCGATGGACTGAACCTGCATGTGCGCATTTATGGCGCAGACAATGGCGGTACGCCAATCGTCTGCCTGCCGGGGCTGACACGCAATGTGCTCGACTTCGAAGATCTCGCGCGGGTGCTGGCGGCTCCGCCTTATGACCGGCGAATGATTGCGATTTCCTCGCGCGGCCGCGGCCTGTCGGATCGAGATCCGAGCCCGGAGCGTTACACCATCCCGATCGAAGCGGGCGACGTGATCAGCGTGCTCGACCAATTGGGGATCGACAGCGCCGCCTTCATCGGCACCTCGCGCGGCGGCTTGATCCTGCATGTCCTGGCCATGACGCATCTCAATCGTATCGAACGGCTGGTTTTGAACGATATCGGGCCGGTGCTGGAAACGGAGGGGCTGCGGCAGATCCAGGGATATCTCGGCAATCGGCCTGCGCCTTCCAGTTACGCCGAAGCGGCTGACATTCTCAAGGCCACCCATGGCGCGGAGTTTCCGGCGCTGAAGCAGGACAACTGGGCCGACATGGCTAAGGCGCTTTACCGCGAAATCGATGGAAAGCTCACGGCAGATTTTGACCCTGATATCGCCGCACAGTTTCGTGCCGCAGATCTGAGCCAGCCCTTCCCCGACCTCTGGGCACAGTTTGCGCTGTTTGCGGACAAGAAGGTGATGGTGATCCGGGGGGAACACTCAAGGCTTCTGTCCCGCGCGACGACGGATGAGATGGCGCGGCGACATTCCGGATGCACGATTGTGGAGGCGAAGGGCCAGGGGCATGCGCCGCTGTTGCATCTCGGTGGCCTCGCGGAGGCGATCGGCGCGTTTCTCGGCAGCTGA
- a CDS encoding transglycosylase SLT domain-containing protein — translation MKMSLSYGSVLGLGLALILSSTSAHALSDVPVPAMKPLGFAPSKALPPSLETTGAIPRGDRLAAANPQLKSGLDALSDRKGAQAIAIRDRMPAGLDRQMLTWSIAMSGLSDVPAAEIAAAQRQLQGWPGLKSFRANSEKALFRENPAPSAVLAAFGNTAPETTEGTILLARAHLGSGDTAKAASLIRNLWRSEALDEAAENRILKEFPALLRTADHRARMDYLMYRNRASQAKRFSSLGEAQSLYRAWAGLNARAKNVDALIAAVDKSWAKDPALLYIRIENLRRQQRYEEAAKLLEQMPRERDKLVSGRAWWNEQRIIARGLADLGQYREAYRIVSRHVATEATDIADAEFHAGWYALRALNDPGTASRHFNRILEVSNRPLSASRAWYWLGRAAEAAKDGKAREHFARAAQHSSTFYGQLAAARIDRPGIQIPYPRPSEADRSRFGQRESVQAIARYEAAGHGWRAQSLYRALADQLDSPGELALLSARAENSSGGHQLSLQIGKTAYARGIDVPALAFPVGVIPASANIAGSGKALAYAIARQESAFNPAAISPADARGLLQLLPSTARGVAARHGIAYQPEKLTRDPGFNATLGAHYLGEQIDAFGGSYIMTFIAYNAGPRKVPEWIERYGDPRGKSIDEVVDWIERIPFPETRNYVMRVMENYQVYKSRLGQKTDIVHDLRFGR, via the coding sequence ATGAAGATGTCGCTCTCTTACGGTTCTGTCCTTGGTCTCGGTCTTGCGCTGATCTTGTCGTCGACAAGTGCGCATGCGCTTTCCGATGTGCCCGTTCCGGCAATGAAGCCGCTCGGCTTTGCGCCGAGCAAGGCTTTGCCGCCGTCGCTCGAGACCACCGGCGCCATTCCGCGTGGCGATCGGCTGGCTGCGGCCAATCCGCAGCTGAAATCCGGGCTTGATGCCCTGTCTGATCGCAAGGGCGCCCAGGCAATCGCGATCCGCGATCGCATGCCCGCCGGGCTTGACCGGCAGATGCTGACCTGGTCGATCGCGATGTCCGGCTTGAGCGACGTGCCGGCGGCCGAAATTGCCGCCGCCCAGCGACAGCTTCAAGGCTGGCCGGGGCTCAAGTCCTTCCGGGCCAATTCGGAAAAGGCGCTTTTCCGCGAAAACCCGGCGCCATCCGCCGTTCTCGCCGCCTTCGGCAACACGGCGCCGGAGACGACGGAAGGCACGATCCTCCTGGCGCGCGCGCATCTCGGCTCGGGCGACACGGCGAAAGCGGCAAGCCTGATCCGCAATCTCTGGCGCAGCGAGGCGCTGGATGAGGCAGCGGAAAACCGGATCCTCAAGGAATTCCCTGCCCTTTTGCGCACTGCCGATCACCGGGCGCGCATGGATTATCTGATGTATCGCAACCGGGCCTCGCAGGCGAAGCGGTTTTCTTCGCTCGGTGAAGCGCAGTCTCTCTACCGCGCCTGGGCGGGGCTCAATGCGCGCGCCAAGAATGTCGATGCGCTGATTGCGGCCGTCGACAAGTCCTGGGCCAAGGATCCGGCGCTCCTCTATATCCGCATCGAAAACCTGCGCCGGCAACAGCGCTACGAAGAAGCGGCAAAGCTTCTCGAACAGATGCCGCGCGAGCGGGACAAGCTCGTCAGCGGCCGCGCCTGGTGGAACGAGCAGCGGATCATCGCGCGCGGACTTGCCGATCTCGGCCAGTATCGCGAGGCCTATCGCATCGTCTCCCGCCATGTGGCGACCGAAGCGACCGATATTGCCGACGCCGAGTTCCATGCCGGCTGGTATGCGCTGAGGGCGCTGAACGACCCCGGCACCGCAAGCCGCCACTTCAACCGCATTCTCGAAGTCTCGAACCGGCCGCTTTCGGCAAGCCGTGCCTGGTACTGGCTCGGCCGTGCGGCGGAAGCAGCCAAGGACGGCAAGGCGCGCGAGCACTTCGCCCGCGCCGCCCAGCATTCCAGCACCTTCTACGGCCAGCTCGCGGCCGCCCGCATCGATCGGCCCGGCATCCAGATCCCCTATCCGCGTCCGAGCGAGGCCGACCGCAGCCGGTTCGGCCAGCGCGAATCCGTCCAGGCGATCGCCCGCTACGAGGCGGCCGGTCATGGCTGGAGGGCGCAGAGCCTTTACAGGGCGCTGGCAGACCAGCTCGACAGTCCGGGTGAGCTGGCGCTGCTGAGTGCGCGGGCAGAAAACTCGTCTGGCGGGCATCAATTGTCGCTGCAGATCGGCAAGACGGCGTACGCGCGCGGCATCGACGTGCCGGCGCTCGCCTTCCCCGTCGGTGTCATTCCCGCAAGCGCAAATATCGCCGGCTCCGGCAAGGCGCTGGCTTACGCGATCGCGCGGCAGGAAAGCGCCTTCAACCCGGCCGCCATCTCGCCGGCGGATGCGCGCGGCCTCCTGCAGCTCCTACCCTCGACGGCCCGAGGGGTCGCCGCACGCCACGGCATTGCCTATCAACCGGAGAAGCTGACGCGCGATCCAGGTTTCAACGCGACCCTTGGTGCCCATTATCTCGGCGAGCAGATCGACGCCTTCGGCGGCTCCTATATCATGACCTTCATCGCCTATAATGCCGGCCCGCGCAAAGTCCCTGAATGGATCGAGCGCTACGGCGATCCGCGCGGCAAGTCGATCGACGAGGTCGTCGACTGGATCGAGCGCATCCCCTTCCCCGAGACGCGCAACTACGTCATGCGGGTGATGGAGAACTACCAAGTCTACAAGAGCCGGCTCGGGCAGAAGACCGATATCGTGCACGACCTGCGCTTCGGCCGGTAG